TACGACAGGGACTGTCAGCTATATGCCGGCGGTATTCGGATGCTACTTGGCGGAGTATGTGATACGTAAATTGTAGTTAGTTATGATTCAGTTGGAAGGAATAACCAAGAGTTTCGGCTCTTTGCAGGTATTGAAAGGAATCGATTTGACCATCGATAAAGGAGAAGTAGTAAGCATTGTAGGTCCCAGCGGAGCGGGAAAGACAACGTTGCTTCAGATTATGGGAACACTGGACAAGCCCGATGCGGGGCGTATTATATTGAATAATGTAGAAGTAAACCGGTTGAAAGATAAAGAACAGGCGGCTTTCCGTAATAAGGAAATCGGCTTTGTGTTCCAATTCCACCAATTGTTGCCCGAGTTTACGGCATTAGAGAATGTGATGATACCTTCTTTGATAAACGGAATATCGGGAAAGAACGCGCGGAAAGAAGCGGAAGCGATGCTGGATTTCTTAGGTCTGTCCGAAAGGGCTTCGCATAAGCCTGCCGAACTTTCGGGAGGCGAGAAACAACGGGTAGCGGTGGCTCGTGCATTAATCAATCATCCTTCGGTGGTATTGGCAGATGAGCCTTCGGGCAGCCTTGATACACAGAATAAGGAAGAGTTGCATCGTTTGTTTTTTGAGCTGCGTGATAAATTAGGCCAGACATTTGTCATTGTCACGCACGATGAGTCGCTTGCCGCACAAACCGACCGCACCATTCATCTGATAGACGGCAGGATTAGCTGAGGCTGTATCTCAGCCAGACGGAGTTTTCACCAACGCGTTCCATGCTTTTCAGTTTCAGAAGGGTGGTTGGATAGTCTTTGTCACCGATGCCGTCGAATACGGCGGTCATTCCCGCACGTCCGTCAATGCCGGCGCCTATCACTATACTCACTTCGTCCAATAATCCGGCGCGCAGGAAAGCCCCGTTGATGTGTCCGCCTCCTACGATAGCAAGCCGTTTTACGTTGAACTGTTCATTCAGTATTTGGACGGCTTGGGATAAATCGATGCCTTCTTTTCCTATGGCTATCCATGAAATGCCTTGCTGGCGCAGGGTGTCTAAGTAGGCTTGAGACACCTTTTCACTGGTAATGACTAACAGCGGGAGTCCGTCCGCTTCCTTGCCGGGCCAGCGTAATGTTCCTCTTGAGTCAATGGCGATGGTATATCCATTGGCTTCGGTGGCTTTGTAAACCGAAGGGGCATTTGCCGGAGCAGGGTTGTCCGTTGTAAAAGGTTCGGGTAAGGCGTAATGCATTTGCATGGTTACCCTTCCTGAGAGGGTCGAGTCGCAAGCCAGTTGTTCCAACGCTTCATAATATTCGTTTCCGCCGATGCGTTCGGTCATGTCGCAG
The Phocaeicola salanitronis DSM 18170 genome window above contains:
- a CDS encoding ABC transporter ATP-binding protein, which produces MIQLEGITKSFGSLQVLKGIDLTIDKGEVVSIVGPSGAGKTTLLQIMGTLDKPDAGRIILNNVEVNRLKDKEQAAFRNKEIGFVFQFHQLLPEFTALENVMIPSLINGISGKNARKEAEAMLDFLGLSERASHKPAELSGGEKQRVAVARALINHPSVVLADEPSGSLDTQNKEELHRLFFELRDKLGQTFVIVTHDESLAAQTDRTIHLIDGRIS
- a CDS encoding RibD family protein, encoding MKPYIICHMMASIDGRIDCDMTERIGGNEYYEALEQLACDSTLSGRVTMQMHYALPEPFTTDNPAPANAPSVYKATEANGYTIAIDSRGTLRWPGKEADGLPLLVITSEKVSQAYLDTLRQQGISWIAIGKEGIDLSQAVQILNEQFNVKRLAIVGGGHINGAFLRAGLLDEVSIVIGAGIDGRAGMTAVFDGIGDKDYPTTLLKLKSMERVGENSVWLRYSLS